Proteins encoded by one window of Ictidomys tridecemlineatus isolate mIctTri1 chromosome 7, mIctTri1.hap1, whole genome shotgun sequence:
- the Scrib gene encoding protein scribble homolog isoform X3: MLKCIPLWRCNRHVESVDKRHCSLQAVPEEIYRYSRSLEELLLDANQLRELPKPFFRLLNLRKLGLSDNEIQRLPPEVANFMQLVELDVSRNDIPEIPESIKFCKALEIADFSGNPLSRLPDGFTQLRSLAHLALNDVSLQALPGDVGNLANLVTLELRENLLKSLPASLSFLVKLEQLDLGGNDLEVLPDTLGALPNLRELWLDRNQLSALPPELGNLRRLVCLDVSENRLEELPVELGGLALLTDLLLSQNLLQRLPDGIGQLKQLSILKVDQNRLCEVTEAIGDCENLSELILTENLLTALPRSLGKLTKLTNLNVDRNHLEALPPEIGGCVALSVLSLRDNRLAVLPPELARTAELHVLDVAGNRLRSLPFALTHLNLKALWLAENQAQPMLRFQTEDDAQTGEKVLTCYLLPQQPLPGLEDSGQQGSPSESWSEAPLSRVSVIQFLEAPEGDEDAEEAAAEKRGLQRRATPHPSELKVMKRGMEERRGEACPCTPGPGPSSPTEEQEKRLSAESGSSGGSGPPTSTVSEGEPEGPAAEAQQEATPPSQEEDTEEDYVEPTVHFAEDTLLPSEDGESEEGQLEAPWPLPGGRQRLIRKDTPHYKKHFKISKLPQPEAVVALLQGIQPDGEGPAGPGTWHNGPHMPWAPRAQEEEEEEEEEEEDRTEEEGEATTEEEDKEEPATSAPSVKGVSFDQANNLLIEPARIEEEELTLTIVRQTGGLGISIAGGKGSTPYKGDDEGVFISRVSEEGPAARAGVRVGDKLLEVNGVALQDAEHHEAVEALRGAGTAVQMRVWRERMVEPENAVTITPLRPEDDYSPREWRGGGLRLPLLQPELPGPVRQCHVACLVRSEKGLGFSIAGGKGSTPYRAGDGGIFISRIAEGGAAHRAGTLQVGDRVLSINGVDMTEARHDHAVSLLTAASPTIALLLERETGGPPPSSPAPLSSPTPTVAAATTTTTAAPGEPGLPRLAPGLLAAALEGPYPVEEVRLPRAGGPLGLSIVGGSDHSSHPFGVQEPGVFISKVLPRGLAARCGLRVGDRILAVNGQDVREATHQEAVSALLRPCLELSLVVRRDPPPPGMRELCIQKAPGEKLGISIRGGAKGHAGNPCDPTDEGIFISKVSPTGAAGRDGRLRVGLRLLEVNQQSLLGLTHAEAVQLLRSVGDSLTVLVCEGFDTSATTALEVSPGVIANPFAAGISHRNSLESISSIDRELSPEGPSKEKELPSQTPHWGPEAVEATGQSLEPLKLDYRVLAALPSTASVQRVPSGTTGGKMAEAPCSPGGQQTKPGVIQPLAQAWPRGSPAPRGRGDPRSTPSPPSPEELPANVKQAYRAFAAVPAAHPPEDCAAQPPAAAPEQLSFRERQKYFESEVRVPQAEGPPKRVSLVGADDLRKMQEEEARKLQQKRAQMLREEAATSGPNIGLALDREAPEEEHQEDEQLWAGLGGPSPASPLPAGGSAPVRTAKAERRHQERLRMQSPELAAPERALSPAERRAQEAEKRALWRAARMKSLEQDALRAQMVLSKSQEGRSKRGPLERLAESPSPAPTPSPTPLEDLGLQTSTTPGRLVSRP; this comes from the exons ATGCTCAAGTGCATCCCGCTGTGGCGCTGCAACCGGCACGTGGAGTCGGTGGACAAGCGGCACTGCTCCCTGCAGGCTGTGCCCGAGGAGATCTACCGCTACAGCCGCAGCCTGGAGGAGCTGCTGCTCGACGCTAACCAGCTGCGCGAGCTGCCCAAG CCCTTCTTTCGGCTGCTGAACCTGCGCAAGCTGGGCCTCAGTGACAACGAGATTCAACGACTGCCTCCTGAAGTGGCCAACTTTATGCAGCTGGTGGAGCTGGACGTGTCCCGTAACG ATATTCCTGAAATACCTGAGAGCATCAAGTTTTGCAAAGCCCTAGAGATTGCAGACTTCAGTGGGAATCCTCTGTCCAG ACTCCCTGATGGCTTCACACAGCTGCGCAGCCTGGCTCACCTGGCCCTGAATGACGTGTCCCTACAGGCACTGCCCGGGGATGTGGGCAA tctGGCCAACCTAGTGACCCTGGAGCTCCGGGAGAACCTGCTCAAGTCTTTGCCTGC GTCCCTGTCTTTTCTGGTCAAGCTGGAACAGCTGGATCTGGGAGGCAACGACCTAGAAGTGTTG CCGGACACTCTGGGAGCTCTGCCCAACCTGCGGGAGCTGTGGCTGGACCGGAACCAACTGTCAGCACTGCCCCCG GAGCTCGGGAACCTAAGGCGTTTGGTGTGTCTGGATGTGTCTGAGAACCGGCTAGAGGAGCTGCCGGTAGAGCTGGGGGGTCTGGCACTTCTCACAGACCTGCTGCTGTCCCAGAACCTGCTGCAACGGCTTCCTGATGGCATTG GTCAGCTGAAGCAGTTGTCTATCCTGAAAGTGGACCAGAATCGCCTGTGTGAGGTGACTGAGGCCATTGGTGACTGTGAGAACCTCTCTGAGCTGATCCTCACAGAGAATCTGCTAACG GCCCTGCCCCGCTCTCTGGGCAAGTTGACCAAGCTCACCAACCTCAATGTGGACCGGAATCACCTCGAGGCGCTACCACCTGAGATTGGAGGCTGTGTGGCACTCAGTGTTCTCTCTTTGAGGGACAATCGCTTGGCTGTCCTGCCTCCTGAGCTCGCCCGCACGGCCGAGCTGCACGTGCTTGATGTAGCTGGGAACCG GCTACGGAGTCTGCCGTTCGCGCTCACTCACCTCAACCTCAAGGCACTGTGGCTGGCTGAGAACCAGGCGCAGCCCATGCTGCGGTTCCAGACTGAGGACGATGCCCAGACTGGCGAGAAGGTGCTCACCTGCTACCTGCTGCCCCAGCAGCCTCTGCCCGGCCTCG AGGACTCTGGGCAACAGGGGAGCCCCTCAGAAAGCTGGAGTGAAGCCCCTCTGAGCCGAGTCAGTGTCATCCAGTTCCTGGAGGCCCCTGAGGGTGACGAGGATGCTGAGGAGGCCGCTGCTGAAAAGCGG GGCCTGCAGCGTCGGGCCACTCCCCACCCCAGTGAGCTAAAGGTGATGAAGAGGGGAATGGAAGAGCGCCGCGGTGAGGCCTGCCCTTGCACACCAGGCCCTGGCCCGTCCTCACCCACGGAGGAG CAGGAAAAGAGGCTGAGTGCAGAGTCAGGCTCAAGTGGAGGCTCCGGCCCACCCACCAGCACAGTCTCTGAGGGTGAGCCTGAGGGCCCGGCAGCTGAGGCACAGCAGGAAGCCACACCACCCAGCCAGGAGGAAGACACAGAGGAAGACTACGTGGAG CCCACAGTACACTTTGCAGAGGATACACTGCTGCCCAGTGAAGATGGCGAGAGTGAGGAGGGGCAGCTTGAGGCCCCCTGGCCCCTGCCAGGTGGGAGGCAGCGGCTCATTCGCAAGGACACACCCCACTACAAGAAGCACTTCAAGATCTCCAAGCTTCCGCAGCCTGAGGCTGTCGTAGCCCTTCTGCAGGGGATACAGCCCGACGGGGAGGGCCCTGCAGGGCCTGGTACCTGGCACAATGGCCCCCACATGCCCTGGGCTCCTCgggcccaggaggaggaagaggaggaggaggaggaggaggaagacaggaCTGAGGAGGAAGGTGAGGCCACTACAgaagaggaggacaaggaggaacCTGCGACTTCTGCACCCTCTGTCAAG GGCGTGTCGTTTGACCAGGCCAATAACCTGCTGATAGAGCCTGCTCGCATTGAGGAGGAAGAG CTGACCCTCACCATCGTGCGCCAGACTGGGGGCCTTGGCATCAGCATCGCAGGGGGCAAGGGTTCCACCCCCTACAAGGGAGATGACGAG GGTGTCTTCATTTCTCGGGTGTCTGAGGAGGGCCCTGCGGCCCGAGCTGGAGTCCGAGTGGGCGACAAACTCCTTGAG GTGAACGGCGTGGCTTTGCAGGACGCTGAGCACCATGAGGCTGTGGAGGCCCTCCGAGGGGCAGGCACAGCCGTGCAGATGCGCGTGTGGCGGGAACGCATGGTAGAACCTGAGAACGCAGTCACCATCACACCCCTGCGGCCCGAGGACGACTACAGCCCCCGAGAGTGGCGGGGAGGCGGCCTGCGCCTGCCCCTGCTGCAGCCTGAGCTCCCTGGGCCTGTGCGTCAGTGCCATGTGGCCTGCCTGGTGCGCAGTGAGAAGGGGCTGGGCTTCAGCATTGCTGGAGGGAAAGGCTCCACACCCTACCGGGCGGGTGACGGG GGCATCTTCATCTCCCGCATTGCCGAGGGTGGTGCTGCCCATCGAGCAGGCACGCTGCAGGTTGGCGACCGTGTTCTCTCG ATCAACGGGGTGGACATGACTGAGGCCAGGCATGACCATGCTGTGTCACTGCTGACTGCTGCCTCCCCCACCATCGCCCTGCTGCTAGAACGGGAGACAGGGGGaccccctccctccagccccgccCCACTTTCCTCCCCAACTCCCACTGTTGCTGCTGCTACCACCACGACCACTGCTGCCCCTGGAGAGCCtgggctgcccaggctggcccctggTCTCCTGGCTGCTGCCTTAGAAGGACCATACCCAGTGGAG GAGGTTCGTCTGCCTAGGGCTGGGGGCCCCCTGGGGCTCAGCATTGTTGGGGGCTCCGACCATTCCAGCCACCCGTTTGGTGTCCAGGAGCCTGGCGTATTCATCTCCAAG GTGCTCCCACGTGGCCTGGCTGCTCGCTGTGGCCTGCGGGTGGGGGACCGCATTCTGGCAGTAAATGGGCAGGATGTTCGGGAGGCCACTCACCAAGAGGCGGTCAGTGCCCTGCTCCGGCCCTGCCTGGAACTGTCCCTGGTGGTGCGGAGGGACCCTCCACCTCCAGGCATGCGGGAGCTCTGCATCCAGAAGGCCCCTGGGGAGAAGCTGGGGATCAGCATCCGTGGGGGTGCCAAGGGCCATGCAGGGAACCCCTGCGACCCCACAGACGAGGGCATCTTCATTTCCAAG GTAAGCCCTACAGGGGCAGCCGGGCGTGACGGCCGGCTGCGCGTGGGGCTGCGGCTGCTGGAGGTGAACCAGCAGAGCCTGCTGGGCCTGACACACGCAGAGGCCGTGCAGCTGCTGCGCAGCGTGGGCGACAGCCTGACCGTGCTCGTCTGTGAGGGGTTTGACACCAGTGCCACCACAGCCTTGGAG GTGTCCCCAGGTGTCATTGCCAACCCCTTTGCAGCAGGCATCAGCCACCGGAACAGCCTGGAGAGCATCTCATCCATCGACCGGGAGCTGAGCCCTGAGGGCCCAAGCAAG GAGAAGGAACTGCCCAGTCAGACCCCGCACTGGGGACCTGAGGCTGTGGAGGCCACG GGCCAGAGCCTGGAGCCCCTGAAGCTGGACTACCGTGTCCTggctgctctgcccagcactgccAGTGTGCAGAGG GTACCATCTGGAACAACTGGAGGGAAGATGGCGGAGGCCCCCTGCTCCCCTGGAGGCCAGCAG ACAAAACCCGGGGTGATCCAGCCTTTGGCTCAGGCCTGGCCAAGGGGCTCCCCGGCCCCCAGGGGCAGAGGTGATCCCCGCTCC AcgccctccccaccctccccggAGGAGCTGCCCGCCAACGTGAAGCAGGCCTACAGGGCCTTTGCCGCAGTGCCCGCCGCACACCCTCCCGAGGACTGCGCTGCCCAG ccccctgcagccGCCCCGGAGCAGCTCTCCTTCCGCGAGCGGCAGAAGTACTTTGAATCGGAGGTGCGGGTGCCCCAGGCGGAGGGGCCCCCCAAGCGCGTGTCCCTGGTGGGTGCCGACGACCTGCGGAAGATGCAGGAGGAGGAAG CCCGCAAGCTGCAGCAGAAGAGGGCACAGATGCTGCGGGAGGAGGCCGCGACCTCCGGGCCCAACATTGGGCTAGCCCTGGACAGGGAGGCCCCTGAGGAGGAGCACCAGGAAGACGAGCAGCTCTGGGCCGGCCTGGGCGG GCCCAGCCCTGCATCCCCGCTGCCCGCAGGAGGCAGCGCCCCTGTGCGAACAGCCAAAGCTGAGCGGCGCCACCAGGAGCGGCTGCGCATGCAGAGCCCGGAGCTGGCAGCACCAGAGCGGGCCCTGTCCCCAGCGGAGCGCCgggcccaggaagcagagaagcgGGCTCTGTGGAGGGCGGCCAG GATGAAGTCTCTGGAGCAGGACGCTCTGCGCGCACAGATGGTGCTCAGCAAGTCCCAGGAGGGCCGGAGCAAGCGAGGGCCCCTGGAGCGGCTGGCCGAGTCCCCCTCTCCCGCTCCCACCCCATCGCCCACCCCCTTGGAAG ATCTCGGCCTCCAGACCAGCACCACCCCGGGACGCCTGGTGAGCCGCCCTTAA